One segment of Methylotuvimicrobium sp. KM2 DNA contains the following:
- a CDS encoding response regulator transcription factor: MDISPANPQYQPSPRNASLLLVEDHKNLAQAVGAYLESSGFTMDYAYDGLCALHLAATQRYDAIILDITLPGGIDGLEICRRLRKDARLSTPILILTARDQLQDKLEGFQRGADDYLVKPFEMPELEARINALIRRERGELDESVYQIHDLTFNTNTMQVIRQGRIIQLSPTCLRILRILMRESPNLVTREQLEQELWGELIPDSDTLRSHLYKLRKKIDKPFDVPLLETQSGIGYRLIAPN; the protein is encoded by the coding sequence ATGGACATTTCTCCAGCCAATCCTCAATATCAGCCGAGCCCGCGGAATGCCTCATTGCTGCTGGTCGAAGATCATAAGAACCTGGCTCAAGCGGTCGGGGCTTATCTTGAAAGCAGCGGCTTTACGATGGATTATGCCTACGACGGATTGTGCGCACTGCATCTTGCCGCAACGCAACGCTATGATGCAATCATTCTCGATATCACGCTACCCGGCGGCATCGACGGCTTAGAAATATGCCGGAGACTGCGTAAAGACGCGCGTTTGTCTACGCCGATATTAATATTGACGGCTCGCGATCAATTGCAAGACAAGCTGGAAGGATTTCAACGCGGCGCCGACGATTATTTGGTGAAACCGTTCGAAATGCCGGAGCTCGAAGCCCGCATCAATGCCTTGATCCGCCGCGAACGGGGCGAATTGGACGAGTCCGTTTATCAAATTCACGACTTGACGTTCAATACCAACACGATGCAGGTCATACGCCAGGGCCGTATTATTCAATTGTCGCCGACATGTTTGCGAATACTGCGCATCTTGATGCGTGAATCGCCCAACCTCGTGACCCGCGAGCAATTGGAACAAGAACTCTGGGGAGAGCTGATTCCTGATAGCGACACGCTCCGAAGCCATTTATACAAACTCCGCAAAAAAATCGACAAGCCGTTCGATGTGCCCTTGCTCGAAACCCAATCGGGGATCGGTTATCGGTTGATCGCTCCGAATTAA
- a CDS encoding methyltransferase domain-containing protein yields MKPLKDRNFDPFVEKFEQKVYATPKGDWRLKLLKEDLDEFYRAVEPLTIWDAGCGFAQISQWLAGQGHRLTLCDVSEKMLARARQHFSEAGLIAEFHHEPAQTLAAKLPPFDLVLFHAVIEWLGDPLPVLQIIMDKVKPGGYLSLLFYNRNAMVYTNALKGHWRWRNLLDDAYLGKGKKLTPPNPQYPHEVIERLQSQGFSITAHTGIRVFHDYVTKDTMNGSDSAELFELEYRYCRMPTYRDMGRYIHLLARRQSDND; encoded by the coding sequence ATGAAACCACTGAAAGACCGCAATTTTGACCCGTTTGTCGAAAAATTCGAACAAAAAGTCTATGCCACGCCCAAAGGCGATTGGCGGCTCAAGCTATTGAAGGAAGACCTCGACGAGTTTTACCGGGCAGTCGAGCCACTGACGATATGGGATGCCGGGTGCGGCTTTGCGCAAATAAGCCAATGGCTTGCCGGGCAAGGTCATCGACTGACGCTATGCGACGTCTCGGAAAAAATGTTGGCACGGGCGCGGCAGCACTTTTCCGAAGCCGGCCTGATCGCCGAATTTCATCATGAACCCGCGCAAACGCTCGCGGCCAAACTGCCCCCATTCGATTTGGTTTTATTTCATGCGGTAATCGAATGGCTCGGCGACCCGCTGCCGGTCTTGCAAATCATCATGGATAAGGTCAAGCCCGGCGGCTATTTGTCGCTGTTGTTCTATAACCGTAACGCGATGGTATATACCAATGCCTTGAAAGGCCATTGGCGCTGGAGAAACCTGCTTGACGATGCCTATCTCGGCAAAGGTAAAAAACTAACGCCGCCCAATCCTCAATATCCTCACGAAGTCATCGAGCGATTGCAAAGCCAGGGATTTAGCATTACGGCGCATACCGGCATTCGCGTGTTTCACGATTATGTAACAAAAGACACTATGAACGGTAGCGATTCGGCCGAATTGTTCGAATTGGAATACCGCTACTGCCGAATGCCGACCTACCGCGACATGGGGCGCTATATTCATCTATTGGCTCGTCGGCAAAGCGATAACGATTAA
- a CDS encoding mechanosensitive ion channel family protein, with protein sequence MFDTATQWLQDLNLEPSAKVAIALAAIVVIAILTHLILHYVFLRLVEKLAYRSKWVWKRALFEQNLFNRIAFVFQAMLVRWQAQLWLAQESLFLSGIELTAKLWILFYLLLSLFSLLDTLLYLAHQYRVARHWPLRGVFQSIKLIASGFACILFVSIITDKSPVILLSSLGAMTAVLLLVFKDSLLGLAAGIQLSANKMLSVGDWLEMPKYGADGDVIDIGLTTVKVQNWDRTITTIPTYALISDSFKNWRGMQESGGRRIMRSIRIDVASVAFLSEEDIVRLRKTKLLTDYIERKLAEIDKANAEERADLSCPANGRRLTNLGTFRAYLNAYLKAHPGIHQAMILMVRQLEPDAHGLPIQVYAFSNDTRWVNYESIQADIFDHVLAVVPEFGLRVHQMPSGQDLQALLKATGN encoded by the coding sequence GTGTTTGATACGGCTACACAATGGCTGCAAGACTTAAATCTGGAACCTAGCGCCAAAGTGGCAATCGCACTGGCGGCCATCGTTGTTATTGCAATATTAACCCACCTCATCTTGCATTATGTATTTCTGCGTTTAGTCGAAAAACTGGCCTACCGCAGCAAATGGGTTTGGAAGCGCGCCTTATTCGAGCAAAATTTATTCAATCGCATTGCTTTCGTATTTCAGGCCATGTTGGTCCGCTGGCAAGCGCAGCTATGGCTGGCCCAAGAATCATTGTTTTTATCCGGCATCGAATTAACCGCTAAATTGTGGATCTTGTTTTATCTGCTCTTAAGCTTATTTTCCTTGCTCGACACCTTGCTTTACTTGGCGCATCAATACCGCGTCGCAAGGCATTGGCCTTTGCGCGGCGTCTTCCAAAGTATAAAGCTGATTGCATCCGGTTTTGCCTGTATCTTATTTGTTTCGATTATCACCGACAAATCGCCGGTGATTTTGCTTAGCAGTTTAGGCGCGATGACGGCGGTCCTGCTATTGGTGTTTAAGGATTCATTATTGGGCTTGGCTGCCGGCATTCAACTCTCGGCCAACAAAATGTTGAGCGTCGGCGACTGGCTGGAAATGCCTAAATACGGAGCTGACGGCGATGTGATCGATATCGGCTTGACTACCGTCAAGGTGCAGAATTGGGACCGAACGATTACCACGATCCCGACTTACGCCTTGATATCCGATTCGTTTAAAAACTGGCGCGGCATGCAAGAATCCGGCGGCCGGCGCATCATGCGCAGTATTCGAATCGATGTCGCTAGTGTTGCGTTTTTATCCGAAGAAGATATCGTTCGTTTGCGTAAAACTAAGCTGCTGACCGATTATATCGAACGAAAACTAGCCGAAATCGACAAAGCCAATGCCGAGGAGCGTGCCGATTTGTCTTGTCCTGCGAATGGCCGGCGGCTGACTAATTTAGGTACGTTCCGCGCCTATTTGAATGCCTATCTCAAGGCGCATCCCGGTATTCATCAGGCGATGATTTTGATGGTGCGCCAATTGGAACCCGATGCGCACGGACTGCCGATTCAGGTCTATGCGTTCAGCAACGATACGCGCTGGGTCAATTACGAAAGTATTCAAGCCGATATTTTCGACCATGTATTAGCGGTAGTGCCGGAATTCGGCCTGCGCGTCCATCAAATGCCGAGCGGCCAGGATTTGCAAGCGCTGTTGAAAGCGACAGGGAATTAA
- a CDS encoding chalcone isomerase family protein, with the protein MDKKRFTRLAILLGLMSFGNVYAEDLSPPSIKNQQAELPRCSKGELKAFRWIHVGYAELYLNNCKNPIDVFNDSPKQLRFIYERSIPAKAFREASEEYLKANLGDRYQAWRSAFDRFNRQYKDIDKGDFYDLIYDAENGLRLFLNNELLGTLDDPEQGLAYFNIWFGKDPFSNALKEALLTPEM; encoded by the coding sequence ATGGATAAAAAACGGTTTACACGACTAGCGATCTTGTTAGGCTTAATGTCTTTCGGCAATGTATACGCCGAAGATTTATCGCCTCCGAGCATCAAAAATCAGCAGGCCGAACTACCTCGTTGCAGTAAGGGTGAATTGAAAGCTTTCCGCTGGATTCACGTCGGTTATGCCGAACTTTATCTAAATAACTGCAAGAACCCGATCGATGTTTTCAACGATTCTCCGAAACAATTACGCTTCATTTACGAGCGCTCGATTCCGGCCAAGGCCTTCCGCGAGGCTTCCGAGGAATATCTAAAAGCGAACTTGGGCGATCGATATCAGGCCTGGCGAAGCGCTTTCGATCGATTCAACCGTCAATATAAGGATATTGATAAAGGCGATTTTTACGATTTGATTTATGACGCCGAAAATGGTTTGAGACTTTTTCTGAATAATGAATTGCTCGGAACCTTAGACGATCCCGAACAAGGGCTGGCTTATTTCAATATCTGGTTCGGCAAAGACCCGTTCTCAAATGCGCTGAAAGAGGCTTTACTGACGCCGGAAATGTAA
- a CDS encoding nuclear transport factor 2 family protein has translation MKRMTSLFGILLALTGCSSVEPNPMREYLAMAPAEQNAGKHPKIRHFVELYDNLEVLPIKTKIENTYAEQLYFNDTLVTLHDRQALQSYLEQTQKNLDSISIEVMSVFEQGDDAFVRWNMRTRFTLLGRSKDVTTIGFSHLRFDDHGKIVLHQDYWDSTQGFFLQVPIIGGVLQWIKNGLHD, from the coding sequence ATGAAAAGAATGACATCATTATTCGGAATATTACTCGCGCTGACCGGCTGCAGCAGCGTCGAACCGAATCCGATGCGCGAGTATTTAGCGATGGCTCCGGCCGAACAGAACGCCGGAAAACATCCTAAAATCAGGCATTTTGTCGAGTTATACGACAACTTGGAAGTATTGCCGATAAAGACTAAGATTGAAAATACCTATGCAGAACAACTGTATTTTAACGATACGCTTGTAACGCTGCATGACCGGCAAGCCCTACAGAGTTATCTAGAACAAACCCAGAAAAACCTCGATTCGATTAGTATTGAAGTTATGTCGGTATTCGAACAAGGCGACGATGCGTTTGTGCGCTGGAACATGCGAACTCGGTTCACGCTATTGGGTCGAAGCAAGGATGTCACGACGATAGGCTTTAGCCATTTGCGTTTCGACGATCATGGCAAAATCGTCTTGCATCAAGACTACTGGGACAGCACGCAAGGCTTTTTTCTACAGGTTCCGATTATCGGAGGAGTATTACAATGGATAAAAAACGGTTTACACGACTAG
- a CDS encoding acyl-CoA desaturase, with protein MIIQNALTKFFAWFDSSSVETSNEASEAVDWFRVIPFILMHVACLLVFVVGWSPIVIVVALFSYFIRMFAITAFYHRYFSHKAFRTSRVCQFLFGLLGSTATQRGPIWWASHHRRHHRYSDTDRDMHSPRKGFWWSHMGWFMSTKHFVTREQWVRDLIKFPELRFLDRFDIVIPVLYAVALWGLGKWLEIAFPELGTTGWQMLIWGYFVSTIVLIHCTLFINSLSHVWGNQRYKTGDDSRNNGFLALITLGEGWHNNHHHYPVSARQGFYWWEVDISYYLLKLMSWCGLIWDLQPVPASRLNSNRWDEGDKT; from the coding sequence ATGATTATACAAAACGCTTTAACAAAATTTTTCGCCTGGTTCGACAGTAGTAGCGTCGAAACCAGCAATGAAGCCAGCGAGGCAGTAGATTGGTTTCGCGTGATTCCGTTCATACTCATGCATGTCGCGTGCCTATTGGTATTCGTAGTGGGCTGGAGTCCTATCGTGATTGTCGTGGCGCTGTTTTCCTATTTTATTCGGATGTTCGCGATCACGGCATTCTATCATCGCTACTTCTCGCACAAGGCATTTCGAACCAGCCGCGTATGCCAGTTTCTTTTCGGTTTGCTCGGTTCGACCGCGACGCAACGCGGCCCAATCTGGTGGGCCTCGCATCATCGCCGTCATCACCGTTATTCCGACACCGATCGCGACATGCACAGCCCGCGCAAAGGTTTCTGGTGGAGCCACATGGGTTGGTTTATGAGCACCAAGCACTTTGTTACCCGCGAGCAATGGGTGCGCGATCTGATCAAGTTTCCCGAGCTGCGATTCCTGGATCGCTTCGACATCGTGATTCCGGTGCTCTATGCAGTCGCGTTGTGGGGTCTGGGTAAATGGCTGGAAATCGCTTTTCCGGAACTCGGTACGACCGGCTGGCAAATGTTGATTTGGGGTTATTTCGTGTCGACGATCGTGCTGATCCATTGCACGCTGTTCATCAATTCGCTGTCGCATGTCTGGGGCAACCAACGTTACAAAACCGGCGACGATAGCCGCAACAACGGTTTTCTGGCACTGATCACGCTCGGCGAAGGCTGGCACAACAATCATCACCATTATCCGGTCTCGGCTCGGCAAGGCTTTTATTGGTGGGAGGTCGATATTAGTTATTACTTGCTGAAACTGATGTCTTGGTGCGGTTTGATCTGGGACTTGCAACCGGTTCCGGCTTCACGCTTGAATTCGAATCGCTGGGATGAAGGAGACAAAACATGA
- a CDS encoding FAD-dependent oxidoreductase produces MNIAIVGSGISGIYAAHYLAKQHEVTLYEANTYLGGHTDTHNIVLDDRQFSVDTGFIVFNEHNYIHFCRFLNELGVSSQPSDMSFSVADAKTGLEYNATTVDKLFCQRRNLFSPRFYRMIADIFRFYREASALLKSGDDALTLGEYLQQNRYSEAFIDDHILPMACALWSGPPESLKNFPARYFVAFMNNHRMLKIDDRPLWRTVKGGSSTYVEAFKQRFGGELRLNSPVRSIARDNNGVTIIDESGERRFDHVVIACHGDQTLRLLSDPSPEETEILGAFSFQDNDTVLHTDAGLMPKHPKAWASWNALKPDGAQANCTVTYYMNLLQNLDAPEPLLVSLNCTDRIDPSKILMQRHYRHPVYTPESLAAQKRHADINGLNRTFYTGAYWGWGFHEDGAASAQLAIDKLNAPS; encoded by the coding sequence ATGAACATCGCGATCGTAGGCAGCGGGATCTCCGGCATTTATGCGGCCCATTATCTGGCCAAGCAGCATGAAGTTACGCTGTATGAAGCCAATACTTATCTGGGCGGCCATACCGATACGCACAATATCGTCTTGGACGACCGCCAATTTTCGGTCGATACCGGCTTCATAGTATTCAACGAACACAACTACATCCATTTCTGCCGCTTTCTGAATGAATTGGGCGTGTCTTCGCAGCCTTCGGATATGAGCTTTAGCGTGGCCGATGCGAAAACCGGCCTCGAATACAATGCTACGACGGTCGACAAGTTATTCTGTCAACGCCGCAATCTGTTCAGTCCACGATTTTACCGGATGATCGCCGATATTTTCCGCTTTTACCGCGAAGCGTCGGCCTTATTGAAAAGCGGCGACGATGCGCTGACCTTGGGTGAGTACCTACAACAAAACCGTTACAGCGAAGCCTTCATCGACGACCATATTTTGCCGATGGCTTGCGCCTTATGGTCGGGGCCGCCTGAAAGCCTGAAAAATTTTCCGGCACGCTATTTCGTTGCATTCATGAACAATCACCGCATGCTGAAAATCGATGACCGACCGCTATGGCGCACGGTTAAAGGCGGCTCGTCGACCTATGTCGAAGCATTCAAGCAGCGCTTCGGCGGCGAACTGCGGCTAAATAGTCCGGTACGCTCGATCGCACGAGACAATAACGGCGTCACGATCATCGACGAGAGCGGCGAACGGCGTTTCGACCACGTCGTCATTGCTTGTCACGGCGATCAGACGCTTCGGCTCTTGTCCGATCCGAGTCCGGAAGAGACTGAAATACTCGGTGCGTTCTCATTTCAGGACAACGATACGGTACTACATACCGATGCCGGGTTGATGCCGAAACATCCGAAGGCCTGGGCGAGTTGGAATGCGTTGAAACCTGACGGGGCTCAAGCCAATTGCACTGTGACTTATTATATGAATTTGCTGCAAAATCTAGACGCGCCCGAGCCGTTACTGGTGTCGCTGAATTGCACGGACCGCATCGATCCGTCAAAAATTTTGATGCAGCGGCATTATCGACATCCGGTGTACACGCCGGAAAGCCTGGCCGCGCAAAAAAGACATGCCGATATCAATGGCCTTAACCGCACGTTTTATACAGGCGCCTATTGGGGTTGGGGCTTTCATGAAGACGGCGCGGCCAGTGCGCAATTGGCGATCGATAAACTGAACGCGCCGTCATGA
- a CDS encoding DUF1365 domain-containing protein, whose amino-acid sequence MNALHSRIGKGWVRHRRHLPKPHAFRYPLFMSWLDLDELDQVIDKSRFWSKQRFNLVAYYREDYLGPTDSDLRDAVKARIEQQTGEMFEGRICLLTHLRYLGFAFNPVSFYYCFPKSEDQPRFILAEITNTPWGERFCYVLDTRQSTAQNGKWTFEFDKAFHVSPFMPMDIDYRWRFAFSGDKLTIHMQLYRLAQCCFDATLQLNMLDPSPKTMRSVPLRFPFITCAIVFRIYWHAFRLWLKGIPFYSHPDKQTE is encoded by the coding sequence ATGAACGCGCTGCACAGCCGCATCGGCAAAGGTTGGGTGCGCCACCGGCGCCACTTGCCGAAACCGCATGCTTTCCGTTATCCCTTGTTCATGTCGTGGCTCGATCTCGACGAATTAGATCAGGTCATCGATAAAAGCCGTTTTTGGTCGAAGCAACGCTTTAATCTGGTCGCCTATTATCGCGAAGACTATCTCGGCCCTACGGATTCGGATTTGCGAGACGCGGTAAAAGCCCGAATTGAACAACAAACCGGTGAAATGTTTGAAGGACGCATTTGCTTGCTGACACATCTGAGATACTTAGGCTTTGCATTCAATCCGGTCAGTTTTTATTATTGTTTTCCCAAAAGCGAGGACCAACCTCGTTTCATTCTCGCCGAAATCACCAACACACCCTGGGGCGAACGGTTTTGTTATGTCTTGGATACTCGGCAAAGCACGGCTCAAAACGGTAAATGGACCTTCGAGTTCGACAAAGCTTTCCATGTATCGCCGTTCATGCCGATGGACATCGATTACCGGTGGCGCTTCGCCTTTTCCGGCGATAAGTTGACGATACACATGCAATTGTATCGCCTGGCGCAATGCTGTTTCGATGCTACCCTGCAACTGAACATGCTCGACCCGTCCCCGAAAACGATGCGCTCGGTGCCGTTGCGATTTCCTTTCATCACTTGCGCCATCGTTTTTAGGATTTATTGGCATGCTTTCCGGCTTTGGCTGAAAGGCATTCCGTTTTATTCGCATCCCGATAAACAAACCGAATGA
- a CDS encoding cyclopropane-fatty-acyl-phospholipid synthase family protein: protein MNATTAEISKNPARFDLLLRKALLNKLSHLQDAQLTVTDPLGKVVLGSPGQDGLSAEIEVFDMSFYRQISLGGSIGAAESYMDKLWQTDDLTSVIRILVRNRDLLDSMEGGLATLTNTLLKFWHFARRNSKHGSRKNIAAHYDLGNDLFSLFLDKHGMYSSATYHDLELSLEEASTAKLERICRKLDLKPNDNVLEIGTGWGGFATYAAKHYGCTITTTTISKEQFEAARQRIDDEGVADRVTVLMEDYRDLTGVYDKLVSIEMIEAVGHHYLDTYLKQCANLLKPNGLALIQAITIEDQRYKQALKSVDFIKRYIFPGSFIPCVNAIIASASRSTDLRLINLEDQGESYALTLKAWRERFMASLDKVREQGYDEQFIRMWEFYLCYCEGGFWEKSISNVQLLLAKPGNRREQWLPRYESQ from the coding sequence ATGAATGCCACAACCGCCGAAATAAGCAAGAACCCGGCTAGATTCGATTTGCTGCTGCGCAAAGCGCTGCTGAATAAACTCAGTCATTTGCAAGATGCCCAATTAACGGTGACCGACCCGCTCGGCAAAGTCGTGTTGGGTAGTCCCGGTCAGGATGGCCTCAGCGCTGAGATCGAAGTCTTCGATATGAGTTTTTACCGGCAGATATCGTTAGGCGGCTCGATCGGCGCCGCCGAATCCTATATGGACAAATTATGGCAAACCGACGATTTGACTTCGGTGATTCGTATTTTGGTGCGCAATCGAGACCTGCTGGACAGCATGGAAGGCGGGCTGGCAACTTTAACCAATACCCTGTTGAAATTCTGGCATTTCGCGCGCCGAAACTCCAAGCATGGCTCGCGCAAAAATATCGCCGCGCATTACGATTTGGGTAATGATTTATTTTCGTTGTTTTTAGACAAGCACGGGATGTATTCGTCGGCAACTTATCACGACTTGGAGCTAAGCCTCGAAGAAGCATCGACAGCCAAGTTGGAGCGTATTTGCCGAAAATTGGATTTAAAGCCCAACGATAATGTCCTCGAAATCGGCACAGGCTGGGGCGGCTTTGCCACTTATGCCGCCAAGCATTACGGCTGCACTATCACGACCACGACCATCTCGAAAGAACAGTTCGAGGCCGCACGACAACGCATTGACGATGAAGGAGTCGCCGATCGCGTGACAGTGCTGATGGAGGATTACCGGGATTTGACCGGAGTTTACGACAAACTGGTGTCGATCGAAATGATCGAAGCGGTCGGACATCATTATCTCGATACCTACCTCAAGCAGTGCGCGAACTTACTAAAACCGAACGGCCTGGCCTTGATTCAGGCGATTACGATCGAAGATCAGCGCTATAAACAGGCGCTGAAGAGTGTCGACTTTATCAAACGCTATATTTTTCCGGGCAGTTTCATTCCGTGCGTCAACGCGATTATCGCTAGCGCGTCGCGGAGCACCGATTTACGCTTGATCAATTTAGAAGATCAAGGCGAAAGTTATGCACTAACACTAAAAGCCTGGCGCGAACGTTTCATGGCTTCGCTTGATAAGGTTCGGGAACAAGGCTACGACGAACAATTCATCAGGATGTGGGAGTTTTATTTGTGTTATTGCGAAGGCGGCTTTTGGGAAAAATCGATTTCCAATGTGCAATTGCTGCTGGCCAAACCCGGCAATCGCCGCGAACAATGGCTGCCTCGTTATGAATCGCAATAA